In Lathyrus oleraceus cultivar Zhongwan6 chromosome 2, CAAS_Psat_ZW6_1.0, whole genome shotgun sequence, the DNA window GCAACTATATGGTATAACCGAAAACAaggagaattaagtgtttgggtacGAGTCAAACAGCTCTTCGTTCACAAGGTGACACAAGGTAGAGCTCAAAGGGATATtttatttggctcaaagaattggtatatcacatggagtaaatgaaggtagaatatgaatgcatcatggagatgaatggaatgatAGAGAAAAGTAACCAAAGTCATAGAAATGGAGATTTGGTAACAGTGAGTGTAAAGGTATGATTTGAAACCAAAGGTCagggtatattggaatccataggagaaatgggATTTATAACATAGAGGGAAACATGCTTATTGGCCGAAAAAGAAGGAAtgtacgagccaaacaactctaggtacaaatgtGAAATGTCACTATAAggtcctaaaagggtgtatatgaAATTCCAAAGAAAATTATATTTCGGTTTCAAAGAAACAGCATGTCACTGGGGTGAGCGGTGTAATGATTAAAGGTAGATGATAGATTgtgaaagatatggatggttCCTTAAGACGGAAGAATGAATAATTAAGTATGCTCACTAAGGATTTGcatcctcatgcctacgtattctcaccgtgcaatgagaaaatcagagcaatcgtagttcgtggaaccacgaaaACAAAGGAGAGAGATAGTGAGGAAAAGTATAACTTGCACCAACAGAATGGTATCAAGGGAATACACAAAGGAGAGTGaactttgaaccaaagagtaaacaggcgtcttagccaaaaagaatgaattaaatgtcagggtacgatccaaacaactcttggttcacaagatgGATTGTCGTTATATCATCCTAAAAAGGTATACATGAGGCCCAAAGGAAGTATTGTTGAGTACAAGGAGCAGTATATCACTGGCTGGGGAATACATAGTTTGAGATCAAAGAAGAAAggtatcttggatccatgaaggatatatactctgaaccgaagagtaaacgaacgtcttagccaaaaaataagaattaaatgtttgggtacgagccaaacaactctaggttCACAAGATGGATTGTCGTTAcatcgtcctaaaaggatgtacatGAAGTCCAAAGAGAAGTATATTTGATCTCAAtagatggtattgattgatgaatgaagaatgaagtgtttaataaatagggtagctcgcgaagaatctgaattctcctgcctacgtattctcataatgcaatgagaaagtcagagctttcgtagttcaacaTACTACGACTGACAGCAAGATGATTGATGAGGCGATAGGCGTGATTGATTGAATATAAAGATACTTGATAGTTACTTGATAAGAAGCACACTGAAttctatgagtaaaggtggatatGATGAGAAACCGGGTCAAGtgtcccatacccaaagatatcTAGAATGAGTTGatggaattctccactctcatccGTTCTTTAgtacttaaggctcgtggcatgtaattcTTATCCTAACTTTCAAGTTGCTGGAGAAGAATCTTAGAGGCTCTTTACgatgatgaagaccttatcaatcatttaatttgaattgcactaaagtctataaatagaggtgaatacaatgagcaactgggtcaagggtctcgtacccaaagatactcagaatgagttaatggaattctccattctcattcattctctattgcttaaggaTCATGGCATGTAATTCTTATCCTAACTTTCAAGTTGCTGGAGAAGAATCTTAGCTGCTCCTTGTGatgatgaaaaccttatcaatcATTAGATTTgaattgtactaaagtctatgaatagaattgaatacaatgatcatttGGGTCAagcgtcccgtacccaaagatactcataatgagttaatggaattctccactctcattcattctctattgcttaaggctcatgtcGTACAACTTGAgtcatgattgataagttgttggtGGAGTCCTTTGTTTGTTGTACTGTTGCTTTGTGAAGGGAGAGACTTGTCGATCATATGAtttgaattgtgctaaagtctatgaataaaggtgaatacgatgagcaactgggtcaagcgtctcgtacccaaagatatccagacTGAGTTAATGGAATTATCCACTCTCAATCATTatctattgcttaaggctcgtgccacaTAATTCTAACTTTGATTAACAAGCTCTTGAAGAACCACCTTTGATGTGTCTTGTAGGATTCGCTGCTTGATATGACTGGGGATGCCTCGATTGAGAGtctgacttgaggcttcgagctccacaacttACAGAAAGagtcttatcaagtgatcaagagtcttttgatcacttgaattagactgtgggattatacaatATTAAAGGATTTATTTGATCAAAATTGTTTTTGCTCAACTTGAATCGAGGgtttgaattaatttgaaaatttATGGTTAATCATAATCTAAGGGTTAGAATCATATTCACAGGTTAttcctaagggagcatgcaaTTGTTAATCAAAACTTGATTCaaaactaattaaaattctaaGTCTAGATTAATCCTAAGGGAACATGCATTTATGTGGCCAAAATAACAAAATAAACCCCTAAGATGTAAAATGGTCATTTCACAATAATATCTCAATTAGGAACACAAAATGAATTCTAATTAGAAAATATAATTAGAACCTAAAATTTATTAAACCCTAAAATCAATATTAACCTAATGTTAAAAGTCGGTTAAATtctaaaatcaattaaaattctaATCCTAATTAAAATCTATACTAATCTCCTAAATTCTAATCAACCTAAGAATATAAAAAACCTAAAAATGACTAACCTAAGTAACCATGATTAACAATAATTAATTCTAATTAAGCtaaaaaatagaattaaaatgCAATTATATTAAAGGAATCAATAGGGTGCAGAATTGGGATTGGGGTGTATGTAGCAACTGGGCCTTAGGCACTGAACTCATTTCCTACAAACAAAGAAAAAGCCCAAATCTGGTAACAGGGGGTGTAATGGTACACGCTGGGATAGTGATGGAATAAAGATGGTTGGGCCCATATCTGTAAGCCCAGCAAAAACAAGTTAAGGTCAATGCACTTGTGAAATGGATTCAGCAAAAGTGTATGAAGCCCAAGCATAAAGCCCATAACGAATTCAGCAAATGGAAATGGATAAGGCCGAGCTAATCTGGCCATGAGTCAGTAACACCTAGGATTATCTCAAGCACGTACTTCCTCCGGCCTTATTTATAAGCAAAAGTCTTCTAATTTTTTTGCCCTTAAATATAAGCAAATGTCAACAAATCTAGGTGCATTTAATACATTTATTCCAAAAGTAACCTTGCATTAATTACTTTATTGTTACTAAAAGAGAATTTATATGAGGGTATATTAGTAATTGTGTTGTCTCTCTCACATAAAATCAAGAAATTTAAATACACTTAAGTATATTTCTTAATATGCGTAAAACTTGTCTCTTTTGCTTATAAATCAGGCCGGAGTAGTACAACACATGCTCATGAAGCAATTCAATGTTAAAATAGAACGACCGTATCTCTCATCAGCTCAGCTCAGTTCTCTCTCCATCATGCCGGAGGCCGTCTCCGGCGGCGGAGTGCCTCTAAAATCAAACCAAGAACATCATCCAACCTGTTTTGATGCACTAAGTCTAAAAATGCGAACGGATTACCCTAATTCTCTATGAGCTAAGCGAATCGAAGAAAAAGCACGAAGAACTCTAACATGAAGAATCCAAATTAAACCGATTAaattttgaattaattttaacaagaacatcaagagaATCACAAAATcctttttttttatataaaaaagTCTAACTACTTTTCACAACTAAATCAAACTTCTTTTAATGTAATCAACTTCAAAAACATTTCTCTGTAAAAATCGGATTAAAAAGGATAATTGGATGTACATTTTTTTGATCCTCGAGTAATCGGAGACTTATAGTACACTTTCGCAAAGAGATTTTTTTATATAAGTAAATCTGGATTAAAAAAGGAATGAACGAATGTACATTAATTTGTTTCTCTAATAGTGGAAGGCTTAGCGTACACTTTGTCCGAACGGTTATTCATCCTTCGTATCTAAAATAACCTCAACTCAGCAAATTAATTTTTTTAGTATTGAAAAATCAAAACAAACGTTTTTACAAAAGGATGGTGTTTTATTCATTTCGACGCAAAACACAAACAAACGTTTCAGCCTGCATTATTCCATAATGCAAGCATACAAACAAATATTTAAACCGCCCAAAGGTGACATACATACTATTCTCTTGCCAAACacattaaaaaaaactaaatTTTTCCCTTTCGTAATTTTCTTTTATTAAAgagaaaaatttcaaatatttttaaaCTAAACACTCACAAAGCTAATCAGAATATTTCTGTcgagtacaacggatgtgagggatAATAATATATTCCCCTCACATAACCGACCCCTGAACTCGAATTTAATTGTGATAACTATATTTCATTCTTTAAGGATTTTATTGACGTTTCCCTTTAAAATTAAAACTTCGATGACGACTCTGTTAATTTTGAGTGTTTGTTACACTCGGACATGTTAATTTTGAGTGTTTGTTACACTCGGACATTTTTTGTGCCGTGACAGCTATAAAAAATACCCTTTTAGACAAAAATTAATATTTTCATCATCAAGAAAAGGGAGAAGagaaaattccaaatcaaaaaTTTAACAAAAATCAACATTATTGATTAGGATACAATTTATTACTCTTCCAAAGAAATTCATAGAAAATATGAAAATCATAATatcaaaattcaaattaattttttttctatCAGACATCTCATGTCTTCTACATCTCCCCATCCATGGATGGCTCCTTCACCACACAAAAGTTACCAAAGAGGAAGAAGTGGTGTTTTTTCGTGGGGCTAATTTTGACATAAACATGTTGGTGAGTTTGTGTGCACAAATAGTTAGTTCGCCATCAAGATGTATCTCGTGTTTTTTTATGAGCTCAACCACTTTCACGAACAAGAGCGCCATATAGACCTTGAATGTCCCCAATTATTTTTTGATATCTAAATATGGTGCTTGTGAGACAATAACATTGATTTCTTTCTTGTATATGGGTTTAGATTTTGGGAGAAAAAGCAATATGAGGAAACAAGCGGTCCCCATTTTCATGTAACTATTTAATTAACTGTTTAATATTAATTAGTATACAATACAATTTACTTATTAGTATTTTTTTATGGAGGTACGGATATGATTTCGACAAAGGGTACATAGAGATAAGTCCTCATGCCATCATCTTCATTTCACCATAAAGCCATATAGAGAGCGCCTAGATTGCCTACTACCATGTAATAATGTAGAGTTAGTAGATAATCACTGAAATTAAAGAACTTTTAACATTTccttttaattaattaaaattttaaagaaaaatctCGCTAAACTTTAGTCTACATGTGAAACCCATTTAAATCTCAACCAAATAAAAATATTGAAATATTGTGTTAGGAGATTAGTGAAATCCATTTAAATCCCAACCAAATAGAAAATAATTGTGTTTAAGAGATGTGTTGCAAGCACTTTTTTAAGCATAAAGTTTGAACCTTAAATTTGgtgaatttatttttatttctttcgTGTAGGACCACGGAGTAATGTAATAAATATCAgcaaattataaaataaaatattacaTGATTTATATTTAAAAACCACTTGCTATAAAGCATGATAATATTGAATATTTGTAGGATTTTTAATCAATACCCAAGCAAGACAAGTATTATTATGCAAGTTTTTAGCTGTTTCAACCTATTTGCACACATAGCTTGAAAATCGTATATGATATAGGCATATTACGTCAGTCGAAAATCAGATACAAACTGTGACAAATATAGACAGATGAGATCTCTAACACACTCAACCACAGCATGAGCCGCATGCAGGCAGTGAACCTGAAAGTTCAATAGAGATGTAACTTATTAGAAAAGGAAACTAAATATCTAAATAACCAAAAGATCAAAACAATGTAGAAAATATAAACTCACTATGATCACCGCGGACACTATCTAGCCCACGGACATTGTCGAGGCCACCACGAGGAGGGCCGCGAGGACCACCACCACCGCCGCCGCCACCACCACCACCGCCACCGGACCATTTCTTACCGGCAGACCCTTTCTTGTAGGCATCTGACTTTTCCATCTAATGGGTGATGAAAACATCATAGGAATAAATTAATTTGGTAACAAAAGATCTATCAGATATAATAATCTATAATAGTGATCAAGAAACATATTAATACCGAGAACATCGTAGTGAAAAACACGCCTATGAAGTTAACAATGGCCCAGAAAAAATCAGTGATTGTCTTGATTCGCCATATCGATCGCTTTGATTTGACAACACCTGCACACACAAAAAATACCCATTAATCATTTTGTGATGTCAAGAGCAAAATGATTATAAATATATGAATTATTTTGGATTCAATACACAGCTGAAAAACTGTCATACATGTTACAATATAACATTCCAGACATCAAGTTCTAAAGGCAAAAGGCAGAGAACATAACAATAACAGGCTAAACATTGTGTGTGATGAGTTAGATTTACAATGTCACACTCTTCTTTAAAAACACTATAGAGGCaaacaaaacaaatgaaaataaatcaatagaaATAATTGGCATAACCACTACAAACAGACCAACCATTGCATTCTGCAAATTGAATTATAAACTTTGAAGGGGGTATTATTGAATAAAGAATAAAGGGGAAATAGAATTTTGTCAGGATTAGTTCAGATCATTGGTTGGTTAGAGAGAACGTCATGCCTAAATAGGAGAAACATAGATAAAGGAGAAAATTATGAACATTTGATATTGTAAGT includes these proteins:
- the LOC127118891 gene encoding uncharacterized protein LOC127118891, whose product is MAYVERGVVKSKRSIWRIKTITDFFWAIVNFIGVFFTTMFSMEKSDAYKKGSAGKKWSGGGGGGGGGGGGGPRGPPRGGLDNVRGLDSVRGDHSSLPACGSCCG